The nucleotide window taaataacaatatatataggattaatttcattttctttgtgcAAAATATACGATTGCAGccgttataaatatataatgttagctttgaattaattaatataaaatgaaaataattgatcaTCTGATTCATCggaaattactaaaaaaaatttgttactgGCAGAttacgaatttattaaaaatttcagatGTTCATTGagtatgatttatatttatatgcagTTCATTTGCTAAGTAGCAATCACTCAATGTATAGTGTGTAGAAATCGGTCATTATCAATCTCCTATCGtagatgaaatattgaagataCAAGTACTAATTCATTATAACTTATCCAACGTAAGTTCGTACTCATTCATTGttcttttatcaaaaattttatCTTGATGGTGAACACGAACTGTCTCATGGAAACACGTGACGGAAACTGTCATAACTGTGATCAGTGCTTCGAGATTCACGACAAAAGATAACGTACAGtatcattgaaataaaaacgCATTGATAAAACGATGAAAATTTGCAAGATAAAAAATTCAGGTATCACGTTTCATAAAGTTAtaagaaaatcagaaaatggGAGAAAATATGATTTCAACGTCAATGTAATTTAGATATGTGTCGAGTGAACTTCATTGAGAGTTCTGAATGTTTCATTCGTAATACATCATTCTGATACCGAAGGCAATTAATGTTCAATGAACAATTGAATTCTCTTACAGAGATTCAACATTCGTAATGAATCTACATACGTATTCTCACTTTATTTATGTTCTACTGTGCTTCATTGTTTATCTTATAGTTGTATTGCGATGACCTACGCCGAGATATCATTGAATTGTTTCAGTAACTGAAGCAATTGTAATCTTCATATACTGCACAGCTTTTAAACATCATATAAAAGTTAATCTAACCGTAGTTACTCATgaaaagataatttaattaaaagtgatAGGGGCAAATCATTCAGATTTGAATATTGCCGACGGagggttaataattatgaaaaaaagaatGCAAGAATGGATCAATTTCacccatttggtagtttcaaatgttaaaaatgaacgtaataaaatacaaaatgtcatgaaataataatttaaacgtaCGATCCAGATGGGAAAGAATAGCTTTTCCACTGTCTCCGCCAGCTTCTTGGTAGAGTCTCATTATTTCTAAGGGTGCCTCGGCATTTCGTCCAGGATGGAAGCTGACAGGACACTTCAATTGTGCCTGGAGTTCTCCAGTTGATTgtatcgctcgtttctcgaaATCTATTCGGGATAAATACATCAAGGCAATCgttatacattttcaatatttaatcttaCAACAGAGGATGTTTTTAACGACCTCATACACAGCGGTGTATTGGACTACATGAGTTGTTAGTcactacattttttaaatactttttcaaaCACACTGCTACGAGATGCGTCGATTTCGTTATTCTGTCTGATATATTCTACTATTAAGTTTATCGGAAAATTCTGATCagtcattctacagaaatggaatTCACGAATTACCATCACGCTGGGAAGAggtcattagtaacgatggaaattatattgttcagtaaatattaataaatgtattaaaaatgtattatttcctttgaattcaaaaacGGTCAGAACTTTTCGGAAGACATAATATAAACGCAAGTAAGGTGTAAATAGATGAGAAGAAAAATCAAATTGTTAAGGATGAGAATGGATCCgaacaattgcaataatatTCGATAATTAAAGTTCTCTACAGACAATAAAATATTAGCTTGGAATTGATCAGTTATAAATGACTATCTTCGTTGATACTgttaacagaaataataattacatttattttctgaaagtaATATGAAGTGTATCTCACAGtaagttatttataaatgtaaatacacaCCTTCGATTGGCCAAGTGCTTCCAACTTCTCCGATGAATCCTGTTTTTACGTCGGGACATTCAACGCACCCGACGGTCATTTCTTTCAGCATtacattgtacattttttctttGGATAGAGCAAGATCGCTTTCACTTTGGGTAGCAGCAACGTAATAACCTGGTGATTAACGAAAATAATAGGCGCTCGAGAAATTAGAAAGTGGAATAAGTAAATAGTAGGCAGACAAATAGTGAAATTGCACCTCCGTAGAACAAGTCAATTGCACTTCGttggaaattgatttattcattcattcaaatcgccttgcattttttaaataagtatctgtgtgtattttcttttcgtacttgttaatattaacactaaaactattgaacagctaaattaactttttgaaattgctctatagaaactccaagagtgcatacTTTGAGACTTtacttaatttacaattcagtttgcgtattgctaaatcaatttctttaataatttttcagagaaacatatgttatttctttaataattgcaaaaataaaaaataaggaatagGTAATTTTGTCCCTTCTAGTagtttatgttaataataaatattttttttcatccaaactttcatattgaaaatatcaatttcacgtATACAAACGCGACACTCAGTagacaataaaattaataaaactcacACCTGTCCCAGCAATGAGATTTACTCCAGTTTCCTTACTAATTTTTTTCATCAATGGAATGTTACGTTTCAGGCCATGATTACTGTTCTCCACGATGGTACCGCCGCCAAATTCGTGATAAAATTTTACGTCTTCCAACACGGCGTCCATCGTTGCCtcatcattaaaatttaaattatacttgcTGCTGTAACTGTAAACAAACATTAGacatatctttattatttattatcaacagTATTGAACTAGTATCTGTGAAATCTCGAGAAAGTGACCTTAAAAGAATATCTCTCACTATCAAAAATGCCCCTTTCAATAGTACAACTTCGTCCTAAGAAgtttatctttaattaaaattaacaaaaatattcagttaccATTTAGACACCCTGTACATTGATTACTTTGCAATTAATTGAAtagaacataataatataatgtaacaaaTACGATAAGTAGTagtagtttatatatttcttacgtataaaaaattgaatatgtatAAACACATGCAGCCAGCTTATCAATTCTATAACTGTCAGACTTATCACTCGACCGtattaagataataaaaatgcatAACAATGGAAGATAAGATTTGCCATACTCACGGGTATTGCCTTAAAACGCCAAGAGTTTGAAGCTCGATCTTATCATCTATAAAGCGCTTCAATTGAGACGGAGGCGGAATGTAAAACGCATCGAAGGACATAGCCAAGTGCTCGTGGGTGAGAATCCTGCCAAGCTCGTTTGCATTTTTTTCTTCGAGAACTGAATAAATCATTTACACTCGATAAATAAAGATGAAACGCCAATTATAGCTAGACTGTAAAAGTTTATGCAAATGTACGCGTTGAGTACAAGGTTTTCAGTAAACGAGAAATATATGTAGTCTTCATTTGGCTTAAAATGAATTCTGTATGGAccgaattttttttgttaatgaaTATCAacctatgaatacaaattaacaatgtattcaacagtcttaataattttactgaaacgaatatattttgtaactttccagttacaatgacgttgaacatTTACGCCTGCgtgtataaaaatttaagttgattaattatttaatttcattcgtcgtTTTgcggtaaaaaattaaataaattaataaaatctcaGTATATTGGTGTGTCTCTTCAAATTCACACAGACCTATAGAGGATTAAATAGATTCcagtttattatattacatttgtcTATTAACATCCTTCTACTTCCATTTAATGATTTCACTTTATTGCTTCCAATTGATGAATTGTTATGCTttgtttttatcaattatttacacaatacaatttatataattctacaacTAAATCGAATAAGAAAATTCTCCAAATGAAACTCTaatcatttcgaagaatatTAACAGTGAGATATTtctggaaataaatattctttaggAGAATTGAAATCTCCGTTTGATATCCTCACCAGTTTGTACGTGGCCATTTGTGTTCGCCATGTTCCCTTCGAATGTCTGCAATTATATTCCTTTTGAAAACAATATGCAACTCGGACACTTAAAGATAACAAGATAAAAACGCTTTAAAATTCACAGTCGACGGTGTAGCGCGAAACTTAATGATTCTACAAGCAAAATCGATCGAAGAATCCTTTTCTGATGAAGAAATTCATATGTTTCGTTTCTTGCTCGAACCGCACCATATAACTCACTAATGTTATGCAACAAACATGCAGAGAGCAATGCTTTTATTTGAACGCGATACGATGTTTTTGTCAGACCTTCGAGATAATGTTCCTTTTAATCACCAGGATAAAATTAACGATCGCATTAACGAAAATCTTATTCAAACATTTGTCCCCGTATCTTCTTCGACCAATACTGTGAACTGTAGCACACTTATAACAAAGATaattctttgatttattattatttaacgatcACGTTATACGTTCCCTAAAACTCGCTGTACAGGGAAAAGTGTTTATTACTTCTggaattttttgattt belongs to Nomia melanderi isolate GNS246 chromosome 12, iyNomMela1, whole genome shotgun sequence and includes:
- the LOC116426078 gene encoding phosphotriesterase-related protein, translating into MANTNGHVQTVLEEKNANELGRILTHEHLAMSFDAFYIPPPSQLKRFIDDKIELQTLGVLRQYPYSSKYNLNFNDEATMDAVLEDVKFYHEFGGGTIVENSNHGLKRNIPLMKKISKETGVNLIAGTGYYVAATQSESDLALSKEKMYNVMLKEMTVGCVECPDVKTGFIGEVGSTWPIEDFEKRAIQSTGELQAQLKCPVSFHPGRNAEAPLEIMRLYQEAGGDSGKAILSHLDRTLTDEQKLLEFADETKCYCQFDLFGNECSFYQLMPVVDMLSDAQRIDRVKLLQDDQKLHRVLLSHDIHTKHRLMKFGGHGFSHILNNVLPKMLLKGFTQDEIDTLTIQNPKTWLTC